TCCTGTATGCCATGCTCGCTCTCTCGGACTGGACGATGGGTGCCGTGCGCGCTCGGGTTCAGCGCAGGCTCACGGCGTCTGCGGGGTCGAGCAGCCGCGCGGGATCGCGCCGCCGCCCGCCGACGAAGATCTCGAAGTGGAGGTGCGGTCCGGTGGCGAGCCCGCTGGCGCCCACCCGGCCGATCACCTGGCCGCGGCGCACGCGCTCGCCGGGCCGCACTGTCACCGCCGACAGGTGTGCGTACCGCGTCACCAGCCGCCCTCCCCAGTGCGACAGCTCGACCGCCAGGCCGTAGGAGGGGCTGTGGACGGCGGCCGTCACCACGC
This region of Longimicrobiaceae bacterium genomic DNA includes:
- a CDS encoding M23 family metallopeptidase, which encodes GGAAGPAGIGMPVAGQLTSAFSARRFHPILHVVRPHWGSDYAAPAGTPVLASADGVVTAAVHSPSYGLAVELSHWGGRLVTRYAHLSAVTVRPGERVRRGQVIGRVGASGLATGPHLHFEIFVGGRRRDPARLLDPADAVSLR